One genomic segment of Fervidobacterium pennivorans includes these proteins:
- the arcC gene encoding carbamate kinase, with protein sequence MKKLAVVAIGGNAVNRPGEEATAENMMKNLAETARFLVSMLDDYDIVITHGNGPQVGNLLVQQELAKHVIPPFPLDVNDAQTQGSLGYMIALTLGNELRKRNIQRDIAAVVTQIIVDKNDPGFQKPSKPVGPFYSKEEAEKLQQEKGWIMKEDAGRGWRRVVPSPIPLDIVEKNVIKTLVEKDMIVIAAGGGGIPVIQENGTLKGVEAVIDKDRASALLAKEIDADILIILTGVEKVYINYNKPDQKAIDHLTVEEAKKYLAEGQFPSGSMGPKIEAAIDFVTSTGRECLITDMAVLDKALKGLTGTRITL encoded by the coding sequence ATGAAGAAACTAGCAGTTGTAGCTATTGGTGGCAACGCGGTCAACAGACCTGGTGAGGAAGCAACAGCAGAGAACATGATGAAAAACCTTGCCGAAACTGCCCGATTTTTGGTTTCTATGCTCGATGATTACGACATAGTTATAACTCATGGAAACGGACCACAAGTAGGTAATCTATTAGTCCAACAAGAATTAGCAAAGCACGTTATACCACCGTTTCCTCTCGACGTTAACGATGCCCAAACGCAAGGTAGTCTTGGTTACATGATAGCATTAACTCTTGGTAATGAGCTAAGAAAAAGGAATATACAAAGAGATATCGCCGCCGTTGTCACACAAATTATCGTCGATAAGAACGACCCTGGCTTTCAAAAACCTTCTAAACCAGTCGGTCCATTTTATTCAAAAGAAGAGGCAGAGAAGCTACAGCAAGAAAAAGGTTGGATAATGAAAGAAGATGCCGGACGAGGTTGGAGACGTGTTGTTCCTTCTCCAATCCCACTCGACATAGTTGAAAAGAACGTCATAAAGACATTGGTTGAAAAAGACATGATAGTCATAGCTGCTGGTGGGGGCGGAATACCTGTGATACAAGAAAACGGAACATTGAAAGGTGTTGAAGCTGTCATCGATAAAGATAGAGCAAGCGCTTTGCTTGCTAAGGAAATTGATGCAGATATACTGATAATTCTTACCGGAGTTGAAAAAGTCTACATCAACTATAACAAACCGGATCAAAAAGCGATAGACCACCTTACAGTTGAAGAAGCGAAAAAGTACCTTGCCGAAGGTCAATTCCCATCAGGTAGCATGGGACCAAAAATCGAAGCAGCTATTGATTTCGTAACCTCAACTGGGAGAGAATGTCTAATCACCGATATGGCAGTACTCGATAAGGCACTAAAAGGACTTACGGGAACAAGAATAACGCTTTAA
- a CDS encoding M55 family metallopeptidase: MTKKKIFISFDYEGLAGVTSWNDVEKKSSDFKRYEMLRQLKAFLKGLEGCEVTLVDSHAAGDNIPWEITEEFPYVTLVSGGVRQYYMMYGIDESFDFAVFFGYHAGIGTLHANMDHTYSSSSIHNIWINGVEMNEALINAAFAGLFNVPLGCLIGDDKVITQTSKILPKVLSVETKKSIGRHSAIMKPMGTLLNELEQCAKELSTKSREDFEIFRFSSPIEMVVEFSDTLRADLVSSMPLVERVDGRKVRIKHDDYKVIFEALLAMTYICAAARILV; this comes from the coding sequence ATGACTAAGAAGAAAATCTTTATATCGTTTGATTATGAAGGACTTGCTGGTGTAACTAGTTGGAATGATGTTGAAAAGAAAAGTTCCGACTTCAAAAGGTATGAAATGTTGAGACAGCTGAAAGCGTTTTTAAAAGGCTTAGAAGGGTGCGAAGTAACGCTAGTCGATTCACATGCCGCAGGTGATAACATTCCTTGGGAGATTACCGAGGAATTTCCATACGTAACATTGGTAAGTGGTGGCGTTAGGCAATATTATATGATGTACGGCATTGATGAATCCTTTGATTTTGCTGTTTTCTTCGGTTACCATGCTGGTATTGGTACCCTTCATGCAAATATGGACCACACGTACTCAAGTTCTTCCATACACAATATTTGGATAAATGGAGTGGAAATGAACGAAGCACTCATCAACGCGGCATTTGCTGGTTTATTCAACGTTCCGCTTGGGTGTCTAATCGGTGATGACAAGGTTATCACCCAAACCTCCAAAATTCTACCAAAGGTTCTTTCTGTGGAAACCAAAAAGTCTATTGGAAGACACAGCGCTATTATGAAACCTATGGGGACCCTGCTCAACGAACTGGAGCAATGTGCTAAGGAGCTTTCAACAAAATCCAGAGAAGATTTCGAGATTTTCAGATTTTCATCACCCATTGAAATGGTTGTAGAATTCAGTGATACCCTTAGGGCAGACCTAGTCTCTTCTATGCCTCTCGTCGAAAGAGTTGATGGTAGGAAAGTTAGAATTAAGCATGACGACTACAAAGTCATCTTTGAAGCATTGTTGGCTATGACATATATTTGTGCAGCCGCAAGGATATTAGTTTAA
- the rplL gene encoding 50S ribosomal protein L7/L12 has translation MTLEELVKAIESLTVAELAELVKMLEERFGVSAAAPVMAAMPVAAAAAAPAAAAEEKDTFDVLLKSFGQKKVEVIKVVREITGLGLKEAKDLVEKAGAPDAFIKQGVKKEEAEEIKKKIAEVGGEVEIK, from the coding sequence ATGACATTGGAAGAACTCGTAAAAGCTATTGAGTCATTAACAGTTGCGGAACTTGCAGAACTTGTTAAGATGCTTGAAGAAAGATTCGGCGTTAGCGCAGCAGCCCCAGTCATGGCAGCAATGCCGGTTGCAGCGGCAGCAGCAGCCCCAGCAGCGGCAGCAGAAGAAAAAGACACATTTGATGTTCTCCTCAAGAGCTTTGGTCAGAAGAAAGTTGAAGTCATCAAGGTTGTCAGAGAAATCACAGGACTCGGACTCAAGGAAGCAAAAGACCTTGTTGAAAAAGCTGGCGCACCAGATGCATTCATCAAACAAGGAGTTAAGAAGGAAGAAGCAGAAGAAATCAAGAAAAAGATCGCAGAAGTCGGCGGAGAAGTTGAAATTAAGTAA
- the rpoB gene encoding DNA-directed RNA polymerase subunit beta, which translates to MKTYQVGKRIRYSFGKVDEILNVPDLVEIQHKSFKELLDHGILRILKKFSPITSVKTEGRRDKGFSLEFVGFRVGEPLHSVEECKQRLLTYVAPFYATVRVTDLSTGEMREEEVSLGNYPIMTENQTFVINGVERVVVSQLVRSPGVYFVEEPTKNIGAKPIYVAHFLPVRGVWLEILLNLNDETLYARIDRRKKLNLFLVLKTLGYQNDIDILSLFPTYIDVEDDYSLKQAEGVIILEKVVSKSGEVLAEKGSVLTPTLVEIFREHGIDRIKVANKYIHKTYLKLKERLKMPLEENISELRAYMEIYKELRPGEVFRYNAAKSFWNNLYFNPERFELTEVGRYKMNKKLTNTYRKYLVEIEGRNPKSVENVEYMETSDALTPMDIILVVRMLLEVEKHPETLDTKDHLSNKRVKTVGELIGSEFERAFSKSVHQIQEKLATYTSLDKISIPSLINLRNVVASLNSFFATNPLSQFMDQVNPIAELTHKRRLTAVGPGGLKRERARFEVRDVHHSHYGRMCPIETPEGGNIGLITSLAVYATIDKFGFLVTPYRKVVNGRITDEVVYLAADEEENYRIASSTIPRDENGNILQEKVPVRYLEKVVYVHKNEVDFVDISPKQIVSVTTSLIPFLEHDDANRALMGSNMQRQAVPLIKSEAPLVGTGMEYPAAIYSGHVVLAKHDGIVKKVDARKIVIHRTDENGTPLYDKKGNPVLDEYTLLKYVRSNQDTCINQKPIVNVGDFVKKGTPIADGPATDNGELALGKNVLVAFLPWEGYNFEDAILVSEELLEEETFTSVHIEVYETTARETRVGPEEITAEIPNVSKENLRNLDENGIIRIGAYVGKQKYFTSQDILVGKVTPKGESDATPEEKIMRSVFGEKGKDVKDSSLRVPHGVEGRVIGVHVFHKEEVGDLGPGVNTLVRVYLATRKPLEVGDKLAGRHGNKGVVSMILPKEDMPFLPDGTPVQVVLSPLGVPSRMNIGQVLETSLGWLAKLTNRHFATPVFDGAKEDEILPELYKVREKLNLHLGDDPENPSGKVILRDGRTGKEFDSPVLVGYMYIMKLIHIARDKIHARATGPYSLIHQQPLGGKAQFGGQRFGEMEVWALEAYGASYTLNEMLTVKSDDIKGRTEVYKAIMKGKNLPEPGLPESFKVLVRELKGLALDVRVYDEHGNEIDIEKL; encoded by the coding sequence TTGAAAACTTATCAAGTGGGCAAGAGGATAAGGTACTCCTTCGGAAAGGTTGATGAGATTCTCAACGTCCCAGACCTCGTAGAAATCCAGCATAAATCCTTCAAGGAGTTATTGGACCATGGTATTTTGCGTATCCTCAAGAAGTTCAGCCCCATAACGTCAGTGAAGACCGAGGGTAGAAGAGACAAAGGTTTCAGCCTCGAATTCGTTGGATTTCGTGTAGGTGAGCCTCTTCACTCGGTCGAAGAGTGTAAACAGCGTCTTCTCACGTATGTCGCACCGTTTTACGCAACGGTGAGAGTTACTGATTTGTCAACAGGAGAAATGCGCGAAGAAGAAGTAAGTCTTGGCAATTATCCTATCATGACTGAAAATCAAACGTTCGTGATAAACGGTGTTGAAAGAGTTGTCGTCAGTCAGCTCGTAAGAAGCCCAGGAGTCTATTTTGTCGAGGAACCAACCAAAAACATAGGAGCAAAGCCGATATATGTAGCACACTTCCTACCAGTCAGAGGTGTGTGGCTTGAAATATTGCTCAATCTCAATGATGAAACCTTGTATGCAAGAATCGATAGAAGGAAAAAGCTGAACCTTTTCTTGGTCTTAAAAACCCTTGGTTATCAAAACGATATCGATATCCTTTCTCTATTCCCAACTTACATAGACGTTGAAGATGATTACTCATTGAAACAAGCAGAAGGGGTTATAATTCTTGAAAAAGTTGTTTCAAAATCTGGAGAGGTCCTCGCTGAAAAAGGTTCAGTATTAACGCCCACACTTGTTGAGATATTTAGAGAACATGGGATTGATAGAATAAAAGTTGCAAATAAATACATACATAAGACCTATCTGAAGCTTAAGGAAAGGCTAAAAATGCCTCTTGAAGAGAATATCAGCGAGCTTAGGGCTTACATGGAAATATACAAAGAACTGCGCCCTGGCGAGGTGTTTAGATACAACGCTGCAAAATCCTTCTGGAATAATCTTTATTTTAATCCTGAACGCTTCGAACTTACCGAAGTCGGTAGGTACAAAATGAACAAAAAATTGACAAACACGTACAGAAAATACCTTGTTGAAATAGAAGGAAGAAATCCAAAGAGTGTTGAGAATGTTGAGTACATGGAGACTTCCGATGCTCTTACACCGATGGATATAATCTTGGTTGTTAGAATGCTACTTGAAGTTGAAAAACACCCGGAAACTCTTGATACAAAAGACCACCTTTCAAATAAACGGGTCAAAACAGTTGGTGAATTGATAGGTTCAGAATTCGAAAGAGCGTTCTCAAAATCTGTCCATCAAATTCAAGAAAAACTTGCAACCTATACAAGCTTAGATAAGATATCGATTCCAAGTTTGATTAATTTGAGAAACGTCGTCGCTTCGCTTAACAGTTTCTTTGCAACGAACCCACTTTCACAATTTATGGACCAGGTCAACCCAATCGCTGAATTAACACACAAACGAAGGCTTACAGCTGTCGGACCTGGCGGATTAAAGAGAGAAAGGGCAAGGTTTGAAGTTCGTGACGTTCACCACTCTCACTATGGAAGGATGTGTCCAATTGAAACACCAGAAGGTGGTAACATAGGTCTTATCACCTCTCTCGCTGTTTATGCCACAATCGATAAATTCGGTTTCCTTGTGACACCATACAGAAAGGTTGTCAATGGTAGAATAACTGACGAAGTCGTTTATCTTGCTGCAGATGAAGAAGAAAACTACAGAATTGCGTCATCAACAATACCAAGAGATGAAAATGGTAACATATTGCAAGAAAAAGTCCCAGTTAGATATCTTGAAAAAGTAGTCTACGTGCACAAAAACGAAGTCGACTTTGTCGATATATCACCAAAACAAATTGTCAGTGTTACAACATCACTGATACCGTTCCTCGAACATGACGACGCTAACCGTGCTTTGATGGGTTCTAACATGCAAAGACAAGCGGTTCCACTTATCAAATCTGAAGCTCCACTTGTTGGAACTGGTATGGAATACCCAGCTGCTATCTATTCTGGACATGTCGTATTGGCAAAACACGACGGAATTGTCAAAAAGGTCGATGCCAGAAAAATAGTCATCCACAGAACAGACGAAAATGGCACCCCACTTTATGACAAGAAAGGAAATCCAGTACTCGATGAATATACACTTTTGAAATACGTTAGGTCAAACCAAGATACCTGTATCAATCAAAAGCCTATTGTTAATGTTGGAGATTTTGTAAAGAAAGGTACACCAATTGCTGATGGTCCAGCGACAGATAACGGAGAACTTGCACTCGGTAAGAACGTGCTCGTTGCGTTCCTTCCATGGGAAGGTTACAACTTCGAAGACGCTATACTGGTAAGCGAAGAACTACTAGAAGAAGAAACGTTCACATCTGTACACATCGAAGTCTATGAAACAACAGCAAGAGAAACAAGGGTTGGTCCAGAGGAAATCACTGCGGAAATACCAAATGTCTCGAAGGAAAATTTGAGAAATCTCGATGAAAACGGAATTATCCGAATAGGTGCCTACGTTGGTAAACAAAAATACTTCACCTCGCAAGATATCCTTGTTGGTAAGGTAACACCAAAAGGTGAAAGTGATGCAACACCGGAAGAAAAAATTATGAGATCCGTCTTCGGAGAAAAAGGTAAAGACGTCAAGGATTCGTCACTCAGAGTTCCGCACGGTGTTGAAGGTAGGGTCATCGGTGTACACGTATTCCACAAAGAAGAAGTCGGAGACCTTGGTCCTGGTGTGAATACACTTGTTCGAGTCTATCTTGCAACCAGAAAACCTCTTGAAGTTGGTGACAAACTTGCCGGTAGGCACGGTAACAAGGGTGTCGTATCAATGATTCTTCCAAAAGAAGACATGCCGTTCCTACCAGACGGAACACCGGTCCAAGTAGTCTTAAGCCCATTGGGTGTTCCATCACGTATGAACATTGGTCAAGTGCTCGAAACCTCTCTTGGTTGGCTCGCAAAGTTAACAAACAGACACTTTGCTACACCTGTTTTCGATGGTGCTAAAGAAGACGAAATATTGCCAGAACTATACAAAGTTCGCGAAAAACTTAATTTGCACCTTGGAGATGACCCAGAAAATCCATCAGGTAAGGTTATTCTCAGAGATGGAAGAACAGGTAAGGAATTCGATTCACCGGTGCTCGTTGGTTACATGTACATTATGAAACTCATTCACATTGCAAGGGACAAAATTCACGCGAGGGCAACAGGACCTTACTCATTGATACACCAACAACCACTCGGTGGTAAAGCTCAGTTTGGTGGACAAAGGTTCGGTGAAATGGAAGTCTGGGCACTTGAAGCATACGGTGCTTCCTACACATTGAATGAAATGCTTACAGTAAAAAGTGACGATATCAAGGGTAGAACCGAAGTTTACAAAGCTATCATGAAAGGTAAGAACTTACCAGAACCAGGTCTACCCGAGAGCTTCAAGGTCCTTGTTAGAGAGTTGAAAGGTCTCGCACTCGATGTCCGCGTTTACGACGAGCACGGTAATGAAATAGATATCGAAAAACTGTAA
- the rsmH gene encoding 16S rRNA (cytosine(1402)-N(4))-methyltransferase RsmH, with the protein MNRIYSERHIPVLLKEVVDNLVWKPDGVYVDCTVGEGGHTKAIAERILETGGKVIGIDVDSEVLQIAERNLEAYPNVQLFKFSYVDLPVLLNLLQVHKVDGLLVDLGVSTYQLKGEGRGFSFNQDEPLDMRMNLESELTAHHVVNTYPEDRLADIIYNYGEERFARRIAHSIVQNRPINTTRELVEAIRKALPYKEIHNRKRHFATKTFQAIRIEVNKELENLAKFLSFAPDLLTPGGRIAIISFHSLEDRLVKHTFKNDPRLEPLGDFIAPSMEEIAENPRSRSAKLRVARRVGIF; encoded by the coding sequence ATGAATAGGATTTATAGTGAACGACACATCCCGGTACTGTTGAAGGAAGTTGTAGACAACTTGGTATGGAAGCCGGACGGGGTGTATGTGGATTGTACGGTAGGAGAAGGTGGACACACCAAAGCGATAGCGGAGCGGATATTGGAAACGGGTGGCAAGGTTATAGGAATAGATGTTGACAGCGAAGTTTTACAAATAGCGGAGCGAAACCTGGAAGCCTACCCCAATGTTCAGCTCTTCAAATTCTCCTACGTGGATTTACCCGTCTTGCTTAACCTATTACAAGTCCATAAAGTTGATGGACTACTTGTTGATTTAGGGGTCTCTACCTACCAATTAAAAGGAGAAGGTAGAGGATTTTCGTTTAATCAGGATGAACCTCTCGATATGCGAATGAACCTCGAGAGTGAATTAACTGCCCACCATGTTGTTAATACCTACCCTGAGGATAGATTAGCCGATATTATCTATAATTACGGTGAAGAACGCTTTGCTAGAAGAATTGCCCATTCTATTGTTCAAAATAGGCCAATAAATACTACTCGAGAGTTGGTTGAAGCCATTCGAAAAGCTCTACCTTACAAGGAAATTCACAACCGAAAAAGGCATTTTGCAACCAAAACTTTCCAAGCAATACGGATAGAAGTAAATAAGGAACTTGAGAACTTAGCAAAGTTCCTTTCGTTCGCACCTGATTTGTTAACACCTGGAGGTAGAATTGCTATAATTTCGTTCCACTCACTGGAAGATAGATTAGTAAAACACACATTTAAAAATGACCCGAGATTAGAACCTTTAGGTGACTTTATAGCACCAAGCATGGAAGAGATAGCGGAGAACCCAAGGTCGAGGAGTGCGAAGTTAAGGGTAGCTAGGAGGGTTGGAATTTTTTAA
- the rplJ gene encoding 50S ribosomal protein L10 yields the protein MLKRPEKEQLVNELTETFKNSSLVLFADFTGLTVAQMTKLRRGLREKLGNDARFTVVKNTLLRMALKNAEYDLEGHDNALFGPTAVLYVNAKADPVEAIKIFYNFVKENKGTPVCKGLYLERKFFAGDQLENLSKLPSREQLLAMVVGGIQAPIRGLVNSLAGVLRSVLYALNAIKEQKEKQ from the coding sequence GTGCTTAAGAGACCTGAGAAGGAACAACTTGTTAACGAGTTAACAGAGACTTTTAAGAATTCTTCATTGGTACTTTTCGCGGACTTTACCGGACTTACAGTTGCACAGATGACAAAACTTAGAAGAGGTTTAAGAGAAAAGCTTGGTAACGACGCAAGATTTACGGTTGTTAAGAACACTCTCTTAAGGATGGCTCTCAAAAATGCAGAGTATGACCTCGAGGGTCACGACAATGCGCTTTTTGGACCAACCGCAGTTCTTTACGTGAATGCTAAAGCAGACCCTGTTGAGGCCATCAAGATATTCTACAACTTTGTTAAAGAAAACAAAGGAACACCTGTTTGCAAAGGGTTGTACCTGGAAAGAAAGTTCTTTGCAGGAGACCAACTCGAAAACTTGTCCAAGCTCCCATCAAGAGAGCAACTACTTGCAATGGTTGTTGGTGGTATCCAAGCACCTATTCGCGGCCTTGTCAACTCTCTCGCAGGTGTGCTTAGAAGTGTATTGTATGCTCTTAACGCTATTAAGGAACAAAAGGAAAAACAGTAA
- a CDS encoding peptidoglycan D,D-transpeptidase FtsI family protein: protein MRRSKYRYRLVLLTVSVLIIILLVKVYTNIYTNRYAVKSYVPALRGNIYDSRGRLLATSEIVYGVYLDLNYLRSFAGNAFKKSPDFLRLLNAFGASEQLSELDKKNILRLGIVNSRQEAIKKIPTQFLKFVAIVPEERRISLSDFGLSAIVGKTDQRHGISGVEAYFDKILRPIRDGVVSVTYSGIIGRPLNYVKIEPENGKNVRITIDSELQRQLYLLAQDYKAKKQATEVGVLVMESNTGKVRAALTTQSWPTYYMGYIEPGSTIKPIIFSAALELGLVTPNTNYYCPGYVKPIEDLNLTIKDLEVHKDINLYDGLVHSCNVVSIFTTKKIIDSFGIEKLYEIFQSFGFGRETGIELQGEIPGKLNPPDKWYKADWAFMGIGQSIGVTPIQLLAAFNTIVNDGIYVTPTIDEGKEVTKKRVISKATADIVKQMLEDVVERGTGINAKIDGVKILGKTGTAQKNQKKDVTAVFVGQAILDKPYTIMVWVDSPQTEKLSSIVAAPFFKEVVLKLKQYQDDLINPKKPSYTTLPDITGWNISQLKELAESTSVVLKLNGTGLYVEKYATATTSDATNVTVVEVWLTDTPITLKHIVQ, encoded by the coding sequence TTGAGAAGAAGTAAATACCGCTATAGACTAGTATTATTAACTGTTTCGGTCTTGATAATTATCTTACTTGTAAAGGTTTATACAAATATATATACTAACCGGTACGCGGTTAAAAGTTACGTTCCTGCACTGCGTGGTAATATTTACGATTCTCGCGGGCGTCTGCTCGCTACAAGTGAGATTGTTTATGGTGTTTATTTGGATTTGAATTACTTGCGGAGCTTCGCAGGCAACGCGTTCAAGAAATCACCAGATTTCCTAAGGTTGTTAAACGCTTTTGGAGCATCTGAACAGCTAAGCGAACTCGATAAAAAAAATATTCTCAGACTCGGTATCGTCAATAGCAGACAGGAAGCAATAAAAAAGATTCCAACTCAATTTTTGAAATTTGTTGCGATAGTTCCAGAGGAACGCCGTATTTCCTTATCAGATTTTGGTCTCTCTGCAATCGTTGGTAAAACTGATCAAAGACACGGAATCAGTGGTGTAGAAGCTTATTTCGATAAAATACTGAGACCTATCAGAGACGGTGTTGTCTCAGTAACTTATTCAGGAATAATTGGCAGACCTTTGAACTATGTAAAAATTGAGCCCGAAAATGGAAAAAATGTCAGGATTACGATAGATAGTGAACTCCAAAGACAACTTTACTTATTGGCACAGGATTACAAGGCGAAAAAACAAGCAACAGAAGTCGGAGTGCTGGTAATGGAAAGTAATACAGGGAAAGTGAGAGCCGCTTTAACCACCCAGAGTTGGCCTACCTATTATATGGGGTATATTGAACCGGGCTCCACAATTAAACCTATTATATTTTCAGCAGCACTAGAACTAGGCCTTGTCACACCAAATACTAATTATTACTGTCCTGGTTACGTGAAACCTATCGAAGATTTGAATTTGACAATTAAGGACCTTGAAGTTCATAAGGATATCAATCTTTACGATGGGCTAGTTCACTCCTGCAACGTGGTTTCCATCTTTACGACAAAGAAAATCATTGATTCTTTCGGTATTGAAAAGCTTTACGAAATTTTCCAGTCTTTTGGTTTCGGTAGGGAGACAGGTATAGAATTACAAGGGGAGATTCCAGGAAAACTTAACCCTCCAGATAAGTGGTACAAAGCCGACTGGGCATTTATGGGCATCGGGCAATCAATAGGGGTCACCCCCATCCAATTACTAGCTGCTTTTAATACTATAGTGAATGACGGAATCTACGTTACACCTACTATCGATGAGGGAAAAGAAGTGACAAAGAAACGAGTTATATCGAAAGCAACTGCCGATATTGTAAAACAAATGCTCGAAGATGTCGTGGAAAGAGGAACCGGTATAAATGCAAAGATAGACGGAGTAAAAATACTTGGAAAAACTGGTACAGCGCAAAAGAACCAGAAAAAGGATGTCACTGCTGTTTTCGTAGGGCAAGCTATCTTAGATAAGCCTTACACTATAATGGTCTGGGTTGATTCCCCCCAAACCGAAAAACTAAGTAGTATCGTTGCTGCACCGTTCTTTAAGGAAGTTGTTTTGAAATTAAAACAATATCAGGATGATTTGATAAATCCTAAGAAACCATCTTATACAACTCTTCCTGATATCACTGGTTGGAATATCTCACAACTCAAAGAGCTTGCCGAATCAACAAGTGTTGTGTTAAAATTAAACGGAACGGGTTTGTATGTAGAGAAGTATGCGACAGCCACAACATCCGACGCAACAAATGTAACAGTTGTCGAAGTCTGGCTGACGGATACCCCAATAACTTTGAAACATATCGTTCAATAA
- a CDS encoding bifunctional enoyl-CoA hydratase/phosphate acetyltransferase, which translates to MVRTLSEIIEMAKGKGKVIAIAGAEDKEAIKAVVEAKELGVSAILFGKRELIEENLKELNTDFPIVDCRSEEEASKAAVKAVVEGKAHIVMKGLVKTSMLLKAVLDKEQGLRTERLLSHVAVVEVPGVNRLIFITDGGMVIRPTLEQKVQIIENAVAVARKLGYEMPRVALIAAVETVNPDMPETMEAAIIAKMNERGQIKNCKIDGPLGIDNALSVYAAEVKGVKGDVAGHADILVVPDIHSGNFLGKSAVYFANGRIAGIIAGAKAPVIVISRADTSESKFASIALAIALS; encoded by the coding sequence ATGGTAAGAACGCTCTCTGAAATCATCGAAATGGCGAAAGGAAAGGGGAAAGTCATCGCCATTGCTGGAGCAGAGGATAAAGAAGCCATAAAAGCAGTTGTCGAAGCAAAGGAATTAGGAGTTTCCGCTATTCTTTTCGGAAAGAGAGAATTAATTGAAGAGAATTTGAAAGAACTCAACACCGATTTTCCCATTGTTGATTGTCGTTCTGAAGAAGAAGCATCCAAAGCTGCCGTAAAAGCAGTTGTCGAAGGGAAAGCACACATAGTTATGAAAGGGCTTGTAAAAACCTCCATGTTGCTGAAAGCTGTCTTAGACAAAGAGCAAGGGCTCAGAACCGAAAGATTACTTTCACATGTTGCAGTTGTTGAAGTTCCTGGTGTGAACCGTTTGATTTTTATCACAGATGGTGGTATGGTAATTAGACCCACTTTGGAACAAAAAGTGCAGATTATAGAAAACGCAGTTGCTGTTGCCAGAAAACTTGGCTACGAGATGCCTAGAGTCGCACTTATAGCTGCTGTTGAAACAGTAAATCCCGACATGCCAGAGACAATGGAAGCTGCTATTATCGCCAAGATGAACGAGCGTGGTCAGATAAAGAATTGCAAGATAGATGGACCTCTTGGAATAGATAACGCTCTGAGCGTTTACGCAGCAGAAGTCAAAGGTGTTAAGGGAGATGTTGCAGGTCATGCCGACATACTAGTTGTTCCAGACATTCACAGTGGAAATTTCCTTGGCAAGTCTGCCGTATACTTTGCAAATGGAAGAATTGCTGGTATCATAGCTGGAGCAAAGGCACCAGTTATTGTCATATCACGTGCTGATACAAGTGAGTCAAAATTTGCATCTATCGCTTTGGCAATTGCACTTTCATAA